Proteins encoded in a region of the Desulfovibrio sp. TomC genome:
- the smpB gene encoding SsrA-binding protein SmpB yields MAAKESGEKLIALNKKARHLYEILDKFEAGLVLVGSEVKSLRAGRISFKDGYVKIQEDEAFLIGVHIAPYENAGDFGHVPERPRKLLLHAGEIHELRVKVEQKGLTVVPLRAYFKNGRVKMEIALVRGKKVFDRRDDLKSRDLARDAARELARH; encoded by the coding sequence TCAATAAAAAGGCCCGTCACCTCTACGAAATTCTCGACAAATTCGAGGCCGGCCTGGTCCTGGTCGGCTCCGAGGTCAAATCGCTTCGGGCCGGGCGCATCAGTTTCAAGGACGGCTACGTCAAGATCCAGGAGGACGAGGCCTTTCTCATCGGCGTGCATATCGCGCCCTATGAAAATGCCGGCGACTTCGGGCACGTGCCGGAACGGCCGCGCAAGCTGTTGCTGCATGCCGGCGAAATCCACGAACTGCGGGTCAAGGTGGAACAGAAGGGGCTGACCGTGGTGCCGCTTCGGGCCTATTTCAAAAACGGCCGGGTCAAGATGGAAATCGCCCTGGTCCGGGGCAAGAAAGTGTTCGACCGCCGCGACGACCTCAAATCCCGGGATCTGGCCCGCGATGCGGCCCGGGAACTGGCGCGGCATTAG